In Symmachiella dynata, the following are encoded in one genomic region:
- a CDS encoding STAS/SEC14 domain-containing protein: protein MITEIESSDSNILAFQLSGKLHDEDYKVFVPIVERAVEAHGKIRLLSQFHDFHGWDTHALWDDIKFATKHCTAMERIALVGDKSWEKWMAMVCKPFTMAKIEYFDAADIDKAWAWLREE from the coding sequence ATGATTACAGAAATTGAATCCAGCGACAGTAATATTTTAGCATTCCAACTCAGTGGAAAACTGCACGACGAGGACTACAAGGTCTTTGTTCCGATCGTAGAACGTGCAGTGGAAGCCCACGGCAAGATTCGCTTGCTGTCTCAATTCCACGACTTCCATGGTTGGGATACGCACGCACTGTGGGATGACATCAAATTTGCCACAAAACACTGCACCGCCATGGAACGGATTGCATTGGTGGGCGACAAGTCTTGGGAAAAATGGATGGCGATGGTCTGCAAGCCGTTCACGATGGCCAAAATCGAATACTTCGATGCCGCCGACATCGACAAAGCTTGGGCATGGTTACGGGAAGAGTAA
- a CDS encoding Rieske (2Fe-2S) protein: protein MSNRIRVAAVADIPPGTAKEVLAGERILAVYHVDGEFYALDGICPHAGGPLGEGTLQGNIVTCPWHGWQFDVTSGQHCLNDHLKHPCFPVTVDGGEVFVELG from the coding sequence ATGTCTAACCGAATACGTGTCGCTGCTGTTGCCGATATCCCCCCGGGAACTGCTAAGGAGGTTCTTGCGGGCGAGCGGATTTTGGCAGTGTATCATGTTGACGGCGAATTTTATGCGCTGGACGGCATCTGTCCCCATGCCGGCGGTCCATTGGGAGAAGGTACGCTGCAGGGAAACATCGTCACCTGCCCGTGGCATGGTTGGCAATTCGACGTCACCTCCGGCCAGCATTGCCTGAACGATCACCTAAAGCATCCTTGTTTTCCGGTGACTGTTGACGGAGGCGAAGTGTTCGTCGAATTGGGATGA
- a CDS encoding tetratricopeptide repeat protein has product MSRPSQFQIWLMLAAGLTLFVPGCASTSNTDVSMSDAGWMSSLKKKFTPKTEYAKIIQPTHTGEPSSQLFVAYGKLEESRKNVNKAHDAYSTALAKDPQSYEAILGLARLEQLAGRPETAEQGFLKAQAIAPGSPDVMTALGQFYAAQNRWDEAIALHRQAFQVEPTNTQLRYGLARVLTQAGRVDEGLAQFEESLHDNVANSTAAAEYNVGVILHEQGRFVEAEQHLLKATIHDPSMEQAQEWLDVVRRDKSRQQAIAAANSNAGRIQQASAQQHMQQPAASGVSPASHTEYSQQRPTANIQGVQPIQAGNLSR; this is encoded by the coding sequence ATGTCTCGTCCTTCTCAATTCCAAATTTGGTTGATGCTTGCTGCCGGATTGACGCTTTTCGTTCCAGGCTGCGCTAGTACTTCCAATACGGATGTGTCGATGAGCGACGCCGGTTGGATGTCCTCGCTGAAAAAGAAGTTTACGCCGAAAACGGAATACGCAAAGATCATTCAGCCGACGCATACCGGCGAACCAAGTTCGCAGTTGTTCGTCGCCTATGGGAAACTTGAAGAGAGCCGCAAAAATGTGAACAAGGCTCACGATGCCTACTCCACTGCGCTGGCCAAAGATCCCCAGTCGTATGAGGCGATCCTCGGGTTGGCTCGATTGGAACAATTGGCCGGTCGGCCCGAAACGGCGGAACAAGGGTTCCTCAAAGCCCAAGCGATTGCGCCCGGATCGCCGGATGTCATGACCGCGCTGGGGCAATTTTATGCCGCTCAAAATCGTTGGGATGAAGCCATCGCCCTGCATCGCCAAGCGTTTCAGGTCGAACCCACCAATACCCAACTTCGCTACGGTTTGGCTCGCGTGCTAACACAGGCCGGTCGTGTTGACGAAGGCTTGGCCCAGTTCGAAGAGTCGCTGCACGATAACGTCGCCAACAGCACCGCCGCTGCGGAATACAACGTTGGCGTCATTCTGCACGAACAGGGCCGGTTTGTCGAAGCCGAGCAACATCTCCTCAAAGCCACCATTCACGACCCCAGCATGGAGCAGGCACAGGAATGGCTGGATGTGGTACGACGCGATAAGTCGCGACAACAAGCCATTGCCGCCGCGAATTCTAATGCGGGACGCATTCAGCAAGCTTCTGCTCAGCAGCATATGCAACAGCCTGCGGCCTCAGGGGTCTCACCGGCAAGTCACACCGAATACTCTCAACAGCGACCGACCGCCAACATTCAAGGCGTGCAGCCGATCCAAGCCGGCAACCTGTCACGGTAG
- a CDS encoding ATPase produces MIDHRRNHPETPSSESETTPPERAAGGAITDLYGDLFEKKWSMPKEVNAIPRSEASPTAALPAGEGIPSIQRCEAPSAPRSLEETGLALMQVCDLILKQLYLQGGLLGLDLAKEARLPFNVVDEALRFLKDEKCIEVATGELIGRVSYKFHLTDLGRNRARDAFEQCRYMGPAPVALEDYVRQCHRQSVVGMTCNATALMAAFENMIIRPNLMQELGPAVCSGRSIFIYGPPGNGKTMIAKGLGNFLNSGGGEIYVPYAIQTENSVITVFDPTLHDVTDNEDDLDVEDSDESMRLLNENTVDRRWRRVRRPVVITGGELTLEMLDLRYNSTANFYQAPLHIKANGGVFLIDDFGRQIVSPRDLLNRWILPLEEREDYLTLTTGKKFSVPFEQLIIFSTNLDPRELVDEAFLRRIRHKIQIGPPSRELYTEIFELSCKQRGIPFAQPAVDYLYRTFYDAGKPPRSSDPRDLLEICQSICRFEEQEVVLSEDLISEAAQRFFCQI; encoded by the coding sequence ATGATCGATCACCGCAGGAATCATCCGGAAACACCCAGTTCTGAGTCCGAGACCACACCGCCTGAGCGTGCAGCCGGCGGCGCGATCACTGATTTGTACGGCGACCTCTTCGAAAAAAAATGGTCGATGCCCAAAGAGGTGAACGCGATTCCTCGCAGTGAGGCGTCCCCCACAGCTGCCTTGCCTGCGGGAGAAGGGATCCCGTCAATTCAACGTTGCGAAGCTCCCTCCGCGCCCCGATCCTTGGAAGAAACCGGATTGGCGTTGATGCAGGTCTGCGATTTGATTCTCAAGCAGCTCTACTTGCAAGGGGGGCTGTTGGGTCTGGATTTGGCCAAAGAGGCTCGCTTGCCATTCAATGTCGTCGATGAAGCTTTGCGGTTTCTCAAAGACGAAAAATGTATTGAAGTCGCCACAGGGGAATTGATTGGTCGTGTCTCCTATAAGTTTCATTTGACCGATCTGGGCCGCAACCGCGCCCGCGATGCATTCGAACAGTGCCGCTATATGGGGCCCGCGCCGGTGGCGTTGGAAGATTATGTTCGTCAATGCCATCGGCAATCCGTTGTAGGCATGACCTGCAACGCCACCGCTTTGATGGCTGCTTTTGAGAATATGATCATCCGTCCCAATCTGATGCAGGAATTGGGTCCGGCGGTCTGCAGTGGACGCTCGATTTTCATCTATGGCCCTCCGGGTAACGGCAAAACGATGATCGCCAAGGGGCTAGGGAATTTTCTCAATTCCGGCGGCGGCGAAATCTATGTGCCGTATGCGATTCAAACAGAAAACAGCGTCATCACCGTGTTTGATCCGACGCTCCACGACGTGACCGACAATGAAGATGATTTGGACGTAGAAGATTCAGACGAATCGATGCGCTTGCTCAATGAAAACACCGTCGACCGTCGCTGGCGCCGTGTGCGACGCCCTGTGGTGATCACCGGTGGTGAATTGACGCTCGAGATGCTTGATCTGAGATACAATTCGACCGCCAACTTTTATCAGGCACCGCTGCACATCAAAGCCAATGGCGGCGTATTTTTGATCGACGACTTTGGCCGCCAAATCGTCAGCCCCCGCGATTTGCTCAATCGCTGGATTTTGCCGTTGGAAGAACGAGAAGATTATTTAACGCTGACGACCGGCAAAAAATTCTCTGTGCCGTTTGAGCAGTTGATCATCTTTTCCACCAACTTAGATCCTCGGGAATTAGTTGACGAAGCGTTCTTGCGGCGGATTCGTCATAAGATCCAAATCGGTCCGCCTTCGCGGGAACTGTACACGGAGATTTTTGAGCTATCTTGCAAGCAGCGAGGTATCCCATTTGCCCAGCCCGCCGTGGATTACCTTTATCGCACGTTTTACGATGCCGGAAAGCCGCCCCGGTCGAGTGATCCGCGGGATTTGTTGGAGATTTGCCAATCGATCTGCCGATTCGAAGAGCAGGAAGTTGTGCTTTCCGAGGATCTCATCTCCGAGGCTGCGCAGCGGTTCTTCTGTCAGATCTAA